The stretch of DNA ttttattattttttaacattgtcggtatcagagaatagacatatttaattaaattgatgaaataaagattatgtaaaaaataaattaaattgcggtattatatggtttaaaccataaaaataacaattattatataatataacatatttaactaacaaatacaacttctaatttaaatattttaattataaataattttgttctgcggtgtaccgcggatcctaatctagtatgatcatatatgtgattattttatttattttaaaagtttttttggatggaaTACTATGCCAAATCATATGCTGAAtatgaattatgaaaataacatatattttataagatcTATTCTAGTATATCTAGATAATTAACCCGTGGCATACCGCAAGTTAAGTTGtgtgataaattttttttttttttttttttttttttttggtcagggGAAATGAAGATCACCAGCGTTGTGTAGCAGCTTGTTTGGTTCAAGGAATCTATATAGTAGAGCGTGACCGTCAGCTTAAACGTGAAGGCTCTGAAGCACTTGCACTTCCATGGTGGGAGTCCTTCAACTTCAAGTTGATCCGTCACCTTAAAGACGATgctgatttctccatctttggCGGCATTTACGAATACAAATCNACATTATtctaaactttaatttaatctgagaaatcatatttcttgaaattttaacCTTTGCTCATATTTCTTGgaattatttcatattatagtgacatattattgattcgtgctataacaaatcaaattagagtgtttataatttttaactttttgatctatcatatatttatgatatttttaaaaatatcaaattaaactattttaaaatatttcaaattaatttattttaaaagtttaaaatatattaaactatacaattcaacaaagaaatatatgaaattgaatttaaatattcaaattttgatccgTTACTcagttaaaattttagtttaatagatatttttttaaagaataatattactaaagcttgaatattttatggattgaacaatttttttggtatgaatagAGTGTATTTCGGTGAATGAAAATGTCAATGATTTATACTAAAAGTTTGGAGGAGtgttagataaaatattatttcgtttgaattaattttctttaattgcctAAAAGTATATATGGCCTAACAGTATATGGTTGTtagagattttatttcttttaagttgTATTATTTTTGGGATATTCTTTTTAAGTGTATCTATGTATAAGTTAACccatataacctattttgtaaccaactaatgaatcaaataataactataactttataacttatgactattatatagtctaccaaaaagaagttgtgtacttccgaaATATTAAATAGGGGATATAAAGATGACGAGGATAGTGGTTATTTTATGCATTTCGTCATACCTAATACTCGTCTTTTTATTGTATGATAGCAACTTCGAAAGCGTGAACTATGATTTACAACACTATCAAAATTAGCAGAAATATTTACTAACCTACGattctaaatttaatttctaaacAATATTTGTGATGTAcacgaaaaaaataatatgattaaaCATTATTATAGCAAAGTACGAAAGAAgacttttaaagatttttgcaatATTAAATTAGATATGAAAGtactaatttaataaagattAATTTAGAAAGAATATTTTCTTATGTAATTAGTAGACTTTGTTAAGAAAAAGTCTctagatccaaaaaaaaaatcctttagAACGTTAAAAGACGGAGAAAGATTTTGTAATCGTTTGACATTTTTTGGTGTGAGAGAAGAGGTGAGTTTATTACAAGGTGATAATTTTTGTTGTAGATTAGTGTTGTTGATCGTAAGTTAGAGTTTCATCTTCAAATTACACAtccaaaaatgtaattttgttaaaaaaaacataaacatgcACCTTGCTTGTGCGTCTCTTGGTAATTTCGGATTTTGATGgtgattttggaaatagaacATAAAATGTGACtcaataaatagaaaataacatGTGATATCTTAAAAAGTTGTAGAAGCcacaatttaataaatttgtaatagaCATCATGaacatgatgatcatcatctaTATTCGTCGCCATGATCATTAACTTATCCTCATCATGACTATTATTACTATTATCATCACTATCACTAGTATCACGATCACTATCACCAATATCACCCTCGTATGCTATTTTTGTTACAATTGTTTATGTGGTAATTAATCATtgtcttgattcttgatttttgttacaattgtttatgtggtgttgttcttgaaTTCTTTGAACTTGGACATATCTCTCGATTCTCAAACCAAGTTATGTGGCACGCAACCTTCTTCGAAAACCACTAAAAATAGGAACCCACAAACCGGACTCAAACTTAGTAAGCCATAGACGAATAAAAAGGGTTCTCTCatttaatcataaataaaataaaacaaaaatgatatgaaagaaagaaaacctcATACACAcagaaaaaatatgatatatccACAATATggagtaaacaaacaaaaaaaaaaaactcgaatgATTCGTTGAAACATCTTCTTTTTCATGAGAAACCTAAaatattcatatgtttttttttttttttctctttcgacCATTTCTCCAATTCCATTTCTCTTCTGACAtagtatataatttgatattcttaagacttttttaattttataaacaaaattttggggACACCATGTGTATATGCACACTTTAGACATTGTCAAAATCGACCATGCTTGCTCATTATTCCATATTTTACAGTAACCTGCGACCTGCCGCCTGCGTGTATAACGGTGATTTGTGAGTTGATGACCATGACGGGAAATAGACAGACTACATTATAGATCATTTAATTTAAGAAATGAGACTTTCGGGGTAGCTTGTGCCTTGTGCCTTCTCTTTATCGTACAGAATTagttaatcttatttatatatgcattcaatatacccccaaaaaaaaattaaaaagactgGCCCATGAAGATTAGATATGAGTCATATGACTAGGGCAAACTAACAAAGTACGAACCACTATAATTGACCCTACAAATCCAATGAAGCTACGAGCGAGCGAAACCCATAACTGCGTCCGTCACTATCCCATCCGATAAATATGTTGTGTACAATTACAAATATAGTCTGTTATATTAATAGGCCGTATCTATTAAGAAATGATCCACTGAAGTTTAAAATTTGTAGCCCATCTAAAATTACATCACAAATgcaaaattacaaaagaaaaacaaaatcttgagaaTCCAAAACAGAAAGTGAAAAAACTCATACAAAAAGTCTCAAATTTTTTCCAGCTTTTGTTCTTGATCATGCCATTGAAAATGGTCATCAAGAAAACATACATAATTTGCTTGCTTATACAATATcgaaacaacaacaccaacaacaacaactgttgcatacaaaaacacactcaGATGACagaacattaattaattaggtaGAGGAAGAGCCTTCTTTGGCAGCGGAAGTGATACCTCTGCAACCAGCACCTTCATGCCACTCAAGCATGATCTCAAGCTCGCCACATTCGACATTGTTAAGTCTAAGGATCATGTCTTGTGTGATCTTACCATTGTTCCAAACAATGCTACTTTCATCTGATAAACAATTGTGCCTTGACGGTTGAACCCTTTTGATAGCACAACCATTAGGTAGCCGCAAAAGCTCCATCCCCATTTTCAAAGCCTCTAAATACGGTTGAATGTCAATGTTCGCATCTCCCATTTTGTCATCCCCCGTGAACTTATCCCAGTCAAACACTGTCTGAACAAATTTcataataaacaacaaaaacacaataatGTTATTATCCCGACAGGAAACAGAACGGAACAAGAGATAAGTACTTGTCTGAACCAAAGCTTGAATGTTGTTTACCAAGCGGATTGGGACATTGAGATCTTTGATTGCAACAGTCATTTCTTCATTCCACACTGGGTTGCAATTTCGTTTCACCACACGTGTCTTCAATGtctgaacaatttttttattcttgttttagaaagaaaaaaaaaaaaaacagaggatttggaAGAAATAAAAGTGACGATCACTACCATATGAACAATTCAAGAAAACTAGCAACAGAGGATCCCAagtgatttgttcttttttttaacgaATATAAGGCGATTTGTTCTCTATAGATTTCAAGATTCCtcaggagaaagaaagaataagatGGAACCTGATCGCCGACGGTGATAACGATGTAAGGATCGCTGCTACGGTGGTCGCGAATGGCGAGATTAATCCCTCGTTTGACGTGAATCGTGAGCAATCCAAGAGGCCTTTGATCCATCGATGGaattgagagagaagaaagggctttttttttttttttttttgactaggtctcttggtcttggagatgatgatggtaaagaggaggaagaagacgaagactaatttaaaaagaaagatagaaaTGGAATTGGTGCTTGTGATCTCGTCCCCAACTATTCATCACGTTCTCAATCTCTCCCCCCCCCTTGTTTTTGCCcctaacacaaaaaaaaaaaaaaaaaaaaaaaaaaaaaaaaaaaaaaaaaaaaaaaaaaNACCTAGGATTAGGAAGAGAGAATCTAACTTTTCAACGTcggacaaaaaaaatactatcaTAGATGAGCGGCTGGTACTAGTAATGGGCTTGGAGGTCTTCATTAATGGGCCAGTTAAAAGATTTCAAGGTTGTTAGATAAATTatagtaatatatttaaaaaccatatatgttttaaatcttttgcatattttcGGAGCGAGCAAGCATTTTGTTTACTCCTGTTCCATGtcaattattttaaatctttttagtGCACAGTTAGTCCAATATGTGTAGTCATGTTTGACTTCAATTTTTTTCGACCAGAGACAAAACACAAGcctgatatttttatttatgtctaGTTGAAACAAATAATTTAGATAATTTCATCAGGATATGTATGAAAAAGCTATTACTAAACTAcaaaactctttttaaaatttttaatcttgTTAAAAATGCTATAACAACAAAGTGAGACACATCTAGATTTATCAAGGACCTGATCTAcccttttcctttttaattttaattttgtttttattgtggataaacttttaattttgctttttaAGAGATGGGAAGGGTGATACTAATTCACAGCAGCTCACGTGATTAGTAGTCACAAAGTGAATAtcaacttttttatttctcttatttAGACATTagattctatataaaaaaatttgtttttttgccaATAGATGTTTGTATTCCACCGAgtattttctcaaaatataattaataaaaaagtaaaaaaaaaatataacccaactaaatattttatgaaacaaacaattatataaacatCAATAAATACAGTTTATCTATACTAATCTTTTTGCACCATTTTTTGCTCCACTTGACTTTGATTTAGTGAAagttagagttttttttgtttgttcttctgATCGTTTCATGGGTTTTAGTTCTCTGACTTGAGTTTCAGCATGTTGTATTGTATTATACATACCCAAAGATTTTTTCGTTACTTAGGGTTTTTCTTCACTGTAGCCTTGGGTTTTCCTCTGTTCGTCCTCTTGGAGATCATATTGTTTTTATAGTAGTTTAAGATGCGTGTGATTAGggattgaaatatttttgtttccaattttttttgatttgataaGGGATCATATAAGGGATCGTATATAAGTTGTtcccatttttttgttctagATTGATATGATTTCGTAATTGCATTAACGTaatatttgctatatttttgtaaacatatttttgtatatttttgtttatttagatTGTAGGGATTgcaatatttttgtatatttgctatatttttgtaaacatatttttcaatatttttgtttatttagatTGTAGGGATttgcaatattttgttttcaattttatttgatttgataaggGATCGTATTTTTGTAAGGTTTCAATCACAAGATTATAGTAGTTGccgttttgatatattttatatttttgtatatttttgtttatttagatTGTAGGGATTgcaatatttttgtatatttgctatatttttgtaaacatatttttcaatatttttgggaTCGTATGTTTGTAAGGTTCGATCACAATATTTAAGTAGTTGCCGTTTTTGATATATTGTACATGTAGTATTAGAGAGTATGATTAGGgatatcaatatttttgtttccaattttttttgatttgataaGGGATGGTATTTTTGTAAGGTTTCGATCACAATATTTAAGTAGTTGCCGTTTTTGATATATTGTACATGTAGTATTAGAGAGTATGATTAGGgatatcaatatttttgtttccaattttttttgatttgataaGGGATGGTATTTTTGTAAGGTTTCGATCACAATATTTAAGTAGTTGCCGTTTTTGATATATTGTACATGTAGTATTAGAGAGTATGATTAGGgatatcaatatttttgtttccaattttttttgatttgataaGGGATGGTATTTTTGTAAGGTTTCGATCACAATATTTAAGTAGTTGccgtttttgatatattttgatatattttacattaatGTAATTGCATTAACGTAGAGTTGATATCATTTAATGTCGTAGTTGCCGTTTATTGTTCTAGATTGATATGATCGAGATTGTCTCGTAATTCAATTAACGTAGTTgccaattttgtttaatatttgctATCATTTAATGTCGGTTGGATCTTATATATCTTATAGGTTTAGGAAGAAGAGAGTGTTTGGATACAACACCAACATATCAAAGATCCGAATAATATAATCCCTAACAATAAGGATCCGCGTGTTTGGTTCCAGTTTGATTACATATATGcccttaaatttatttttttctgttcttcctttcttttctgCGTGAGGGCAAAATATGGAATACtcgtttttatgtatttttttaatcttatgtgtactccccaattaatagtatagatatagtagtaaaagtaaaaaaaaaagaaaaacgtaaAGCAATATTTAATCTGGTCCGCCTACTATTACTGTCCCAAATAAAATCTCTGACGTTATGCATATCAATTGACAGTTTTTAATACACGCAAAATCGATCCTTCGGGGTGAATTAGGGAAATGCTTATGACGGGGGATTAGAATGGTGATCCGATCTTGACAGGGTTATATCCGgtttaaagattttgttattttcacaAAACTTATTTGTTTCTACCAAAATAATATAGTATTGAGAATAAGCAAAAACGAAAATTCGATTCACACTATTATAAAAGTAGTAGAAAATCGAATCTTGCAGAGAAATAATTGCCAAATTCAATGTTTCTATATGCTTTGAcgtatataaaactatatataatgtgTGATGAAATATTTGAAAGGACAATGATCGATTATTTAATGGACCCTAtgtcatataaatttttttgaaactcgATGTGAtagagatgaaagaaaaatactatATGGTACTTATTAAAATCAAGCGTGGGGTCAAAGGAGAATTTTGCACACATGCAAGTTGGCAACTTGGTGGTTAAAAAGCATTTCATGCATATGGCCATGGGGACGGGGGACCTTCCTTTGTATCTAATTAATTTgcattttcttaagaaaaatataagattaataaTTAAGCCTACATCAGTGAATAAGAAAATGTGGACCATTACTCATTATTAATCGAGATTATTGATTTACATGTCTGTGATTAAATGGTTTTAATAATGATATGGGTCGGTTCAATCCTTTTGAGACTTGAGCTGCCTTGTGTTGTGGGGTATCTACTAATTTCTCGAACCTTGTTATTATAATCGTCTAACTAAAACTTaagagtatatattttttctttagcATATCGACTCGAGCTCGATATGTGCAGgttacatttaaatatatataggacgcattgttcttattttttaaattgttcCGGCGGTTTATAATAATATCATGTACTTTTCACATCCACATAAAATATGCATCTACACCAGATTTTAGACTTTAAAAAGACAGTCATACGTGTAGACAAATCAAAATGGTAATCTCTATCTCGTATGTGTCTTATGACGCCTGATAcctataacaacaacaaagaacacgTTTATAAGTtacaaacccctgcacaaagtAATTTACTACCATTtatcaaaagattatacatcaGATCTaaaaaagttgatgtgtagaTCTAAATAATAGCTTCaccatcaatatatatatatatatataacttataaattttgtttgttcgATATGAAAAGACCCATTAACATCATGTGATAACAGCCAATAAGAAATTAGTAAAAACAGTAAGCAAAAATAGTTGAATCACACTCCacaataaaaagttatgaaaaccTTTTTCATgaaatagtagtagtagttagTACTCTTCGTAATAATTATATCTCGCTCtcatacctttttctttctcaattttaCTTTAGAAAATTCATTATTCATTAACATACTAAACTAGAAATATCTAATATCACTATACTTCTTACATTACCCATTCATACGTTGTGAAGTTAAGAAGAAAATGTTTCTAAATCTTTCTACCCAGAAATTGAgattaaaacatacatttttatttcaagaagaattcataaatattattcaataaatacatatatatactcagCCTATTTAAAATTGATCCCAAAAAAGgcataaattaaaaatgacCTACCAAAACGATATTTcatatatagaaatttttaaacaggtgataataaatattaaataaataaacagaagGCAAAACACGGTTCGATTCAGTTCGGTTTTGGTCTGGTCCGAACATATGTCATCACCGGTCCACTGATTCGATCTCAAATGACCGAGTAATCCACGGCCGATCCCGTCGGCTTCTTCGAGTCAACTTAGATGACCGAATCGGTTCCCCATAATACCATAATAGCACACCACCGTAGGCATCAGAGTCAACTCAGTGCGCCGCCGAGAGTTTCCAAGCGGAGGTGGTAATGAGCGGGCGAGTATGCCAACCCAACATCAAACATCCATTGTTCTCCTCCACACGATACCCTTGGCCACTATTGAACACTGACAAAAGCATACTCGCTTGCTTAAACGCGTTAGACCCAAGATGTGCCGGCGCAAAACCGGAAGAACCGAACCGGATTCCCCATTGACTCAGCGTCTCGTGTCGCTCCACACGGTCAGGACCTTCACAAGCCACCAGGTTACAAATCTGTTTCCCCAAGTAAACTTCAGACATGACTTTGTCTTGGCTGCTCGGAACTCCTTCCAACGAATCAAACAGAGTGGAATAGTAATGCAGCGATTCAGTAAACCGGTCTAAGAAAACCGGTCCGTTATGGTTCGATTCTTGCTCAACCACCGTGAAAATAACCGGTTTAATCTGTTTCACAACGCCGAGGACTTTCTCAATCCCGCCGGGACGTCCTAGGAGCTTATGGAGCTCAAAAACAGAGTTAACCGCAACAGATTCAATCTCACTCGGTCTAAGTTCAAGCATCGACGCATCAAGATCGGCCAAGCTGTTAGCGACGAATCCACGGTATTCGAATTCGACGTGAATCGCCTCCGCGAGCTGAGCCAATTTACATCCAACTTCGTGGAGCTGATCAGAATTATCCGGCGCCGGAGGACCAATCCCGGTTAACCGGAAA from Camelina sativa cultivar DH55 chromosome 9, Cs, whole genome shotgun sequence encodes:
- the LOC104710081 gene encoding protein C2-DOMAIN ABA-RELATED 10; this encodes MDQRPLGLLTIHVKRGINLAIRDHRSSDPYIVITVGDQTLKTRVVKRNCNPVWNEEMTVAIKDLNVPIRLTVFDWDKFTGDDKMGDANIDIQPYLEALKMGMELLRLPNGCAIKRVQPSRHNCLSDESSIVWNNGKITQDMILRLNNVECGELEIMLEWHEGAGCRGITSAAKEGSSST